A portion of the Paenibacillus marchantiae genome contains these proteins:
- a CDS encoding alpha/beta hydrolase, with protein sequence MSTAFELPAGEDAVIRGNIFTARQPAQGIIILAHGYKGFKDWGMFPYTASQLSENYHVLTFNFSHNGVGEDLEQFSELEKFAVNTYSRELADLATLLDYVSTQPELHGLPVFLLGHSRGAGVSLVYALDHPEQIAGVLSWNGVTNLDLFTPEQKEEMRTQGRSHVTNGRTGQQMPLDVSILEDLDVHKERYAIIDRLASSPLRVALIQGTEDGTRLRDGSAALVQARPDIPWHQIPGGNHTFNTVHPFKESTKQLEQAIAETLRQIATWIN encoded by the coding sequence ATGTCCACAGCATTTGAACTGCCTGCAGGCGAAGATGCCGTCATTCGCGGAAATATATTCACTGCACGGCAACCCGCTCAAGGAATCATTATCCTAGCTCACGGTTACAAAGGCTTCAAAGACTGGGGCATGTTCCCCTACACTGCATCCCAGCTAAGCGAGAACTATCACGTCCTGACCTTCAATTTCTCTCACAACGGAGTTGGAGAAGATCTAGAGCAATTTTCTGAACTTGAAAAGTTTGCAGTCAATACGTACAGCCGGGAGCTTGCCGACTTGGCAACACTGCTTGATTATGTGTCCACACAGCCAGAACTCCACGGACTGCCGGTATTTCTACTTGGACATAGCCGCGGTGCAGGCGTAAGCCTCGTGTACGCGCTGGATCATCCCGAACAGATTGCAGGTGTACTCTCCTGGAACGGTGTAACCAACTTGGATCTCTTTACCCCTGAGCAAAAAGAAGAAATGCGCACACAGGGCCGCAGCCATGTCACGAACGGGCGAACTGGCCAGCAGATGCCTCTGGACGTGTCCATTCTGGAAGACTTGGACGTGCATAAGGAGCGTTACGCCATCATTGATCGTTTGGCTTCTTCCCCTCTGCGTGTGGCACTTATTCAGGGAACAGAGGACGGCACACGGCTGCGTGACGGCTCGGCCGCACTGGTTCAGGCTCGCCCGGATATCCCGTGGCACCAGATTCCCGGCGGTAATCATACTTTTAATACTGTGCATCCATTCAAGGAATCGACGAAGCAGCTTGAGCAGGCGATCGCCGAAACACTTCGCCAGATCGCAACTTGGATTAACTAA
- the folE gene encoding GTP cyclohydrolase I FolE → MAGVKDYLNSKVSDNREKIEYHIEQILQLIGEDSTREGLLETPARVTRMYEEIFGGYEVDPRDVLGVTFDENHEELVIVKDIVYYSQCEHHMAPFFGKVHIGYVPSGKIVGLSKMARLVEAVTRRLQVQERITSQIADILTEAVEPNGVMVVVEGEHLCMCSRGVKKPGSKTVTSAVRGSFRDNPAQRAEFLSLMKD, encoded by the coding sequence GTGGCTGGCGTTAAAGATTATTTGAATTCAAAAGTATCCGACAATCGGGAGAAGATCGAGTATCACATTGAGCAGATCTTGCAATTGATCGGTGAGGATAGTACGCGGGAAGGGCTGCTTGAAACGCCTGCACGCGTAACCCGGATGTATGAAGAGATTTTTGGCGGGTATGAAGTGGACCCGCGCGATGTACTTGGAGTGACGTTTGACGAGAATCATGAAGAACTGGTCATTGTGAAGGACATTGTCTATTACAGCCAATGTGAACACCATATGGCGCCTTTCTTCGGCAAGGTGCACATTGGATATGTACCGAGTGGCAAGATTGTGGGATTAAGCAAAATGGCCCGTCTGGTGGAGGCAGTTACCCGCCGCCTGCAGGTTCAAGAGCGCATTACCTCACAGATTGCCGATATTCTGACTGAAGCGGTAGAGCCGAACGGTGTCATGGTTGTCGTGGAAGGCGAGCACTTGTGCATGTGTTCCCGCGGCGTGAAGAAGCCGGGCAGTAAGACGGTTACATCTGCTGTACGTGGTTCTTTCCGTGACAATCCGGCACAGCGTGCCGAGTTCCTGTCGCTGATGAAAGATTAA
- a CDS encoding HD-GYP domain-containing protein, whose protein sequence is MKYVNVESVEAGEFLGKTVYSGNGTVLLSAGVQLTVFMVNTLKRIGVTMLYIQDEAYKDVDTEDILDEATKKAVINEMSVTLESIRSGKDWSPKKVAISIDKLLNDVLNGRELLVQLTDIRTKDNAQYVHAMNVCLLSSVIGLNLGLNYVQLKDLAVGALLHDIGKVGEPPGSGSAANSSLHHTWRGFELIKSKREFNLLVAHTALQHHEHVDGTGQPRGIKGKDIHLFARIVSAANTYDNLINGLSGRRLLPHEACEEMMAMSGTKLDRDILIEFNRSVSVYPNGTAVRLSTRETGVIVRQHRGLPGRPVIRVARGSTRYDLDVIEVDLAQHTTVFIEAVLM, encoded by the coding sequence ATGAAGTATGTTAACGTGGAGAGCGTGGAAGCGGGAGAGTTTCTGGGCAAAACAGTATATTCCGGTAACGGTACGGTATTGCTGTCTGCCGGAGTCCAACTCACCGTATTTATGGTTAATACGCTGAAGCGTATTGGCGTGACCATGCTATACATCCAGGATGAAGCTTATAAAGATGTGGATACAGAAGACATTCTGGATGAAGCCACGAAAAAAGCAGTTATTAATGAAATGAGTGTAACTCTTGAATCTATCCGTTCCGGGAAGGACTGGAGCCCGAAGAAGGTCGCCATCAGCATCGATAAATTGTTGAACGATGTTCTGAATGGGCGTGAACTGCTTGTCCAGCTCACAGATATTCGGACCAAAGATAACGCACAGTATGTTCACGCCATGAATGTATGTTTGCTGTCTTCTGTCATTGGTCTGAATCTGGGGCTTAACTATGTGCAGCTCAAGGATCTAGCCGTCGGAGCTCTATTGCATGACATCGGTAAAGTAGGGGAGCCACCCGGCAGCGGTTCAGCAGCGAATTCCTCCCTGCATCACACGTGGAGAGGGTTCGAGTTGATCAAGTCCAAACGGGAGTTCAATCTGCTTGTGGCACATACAGCTCTGCAGCATCATGAGCATGTGGATGGAACGGGACAGCCGAGAGGTATCAAGGGAAAAGACATTCATCTGTTCGCCAGAATCGTCAGTGCAGCTAACACGTATGATAATCTGATCAATGGCCTTTCGGGTCGAAGGTTGCTGCCGCATGAAGCCTGTGAAGAGATGATGGCGATGTCTGGCACGAAGCTGGATCGTGACATTTTGATAGAATTCAACCGGAGTGTATCCGTTTATCCGAATGGAACAGCAGTTCGATTGTCTACCAGAGAGACCGGAGTCATTGTGCGTCAGCACCGGGGTTTGCCCGGTAGGCCGGTCATTCGGGTGGCACGTGGCAGTACACGTTATGATCTGGATGTGATTGAAGTGGATCTGGCTCAGCATACAACCGTTTTCATAGAGGCGGTACTGATGTAA
- the acpS gene encoding holo-ACP synthase: protein MIYGIGNDVLEIGRMRRLLSGQHAEAFMKRILTHAEQEIAEHRGKRMVEFVSGRFAAKEAVSKAFGCGIGSMMSFTDIEVLPDAKGRPVATLSDEAWERLQLPYGKQYDIHLSITHQTELAAAFAIVEQMGKTLPESEQ, encoded by the coding sequence ATGATATATGGCATTGGAAATGACGTACTGGAGATTGGGCGTATGCGCAGGCTGTTGTCAGGTCAACACGCCGAAGCGTTTATGAAGCGGATTTTAACGCATGCAGAGCAGGAGATTGCGGAGCATCGGGGAAAACGGATGGTGGAGTTTGTATCTGGTCGATTTGCAGCGAAGGAAGCTGTGTCCAAGGCATTTGGCTGCGGCATTGGAAGCATGATGAGTTTTACCGACATTGAAGTGCTGCCTGATGCGAAAGGACGTCCCGTTGCCACACTGTCTGATGAAGCGTGGGAACGACTGCAACTGCCATACGGCAAGCAGTATGATATTCACTTGAGTATTACTCACCAGACGGAGCTGGCTGCGGCCTTTGCTATTGTAGAGCAGATGGGGAAGACGTTGCCTGAATCTGAACAGTAA
- a CDS encoding YneF family protein yields MAIAIPIITLIVGLVGGFFIGVYYLRKQLEKMQSDPDMLQKMAKQMGYNLNGKQMQRAQQMMKNQQPGTKMPQPQQHPARKNSGRRK; encoded by the coding sequence ATGGCAATAGCAATACCGATTATTACATTGATTGTTGGTCTGGTCGGAGGATTTTTCATTGGGGTATACTACTTGCGGAAGCAGCTTGAGAAAATGCAAAGCGATCCCGACATGCTCCAGAAGATGGCGAAGCAAATGGGTTATAACCTGAATGGCAAGCAGATGCAGCGCGCCCAGCAGATGATGAAGAACCAGCAGCCTGGCACTAAGATGCCTCAGCCGCAACAACATCCTGCGCGTAAAAACTCGGGCCGCCGAAAATAA
- a CDS encoding lipoate--protein ligase family protein: MSVPSNSDQPGSPGIKQQMQLDHSLRLQIWETPLLRHGSSVLEAFAWEEVMCRRVGEGQLPVAHIWRHPDAFVAGLRDRRLPQAVEAMERIRSQETAVCVRPSGGAAVPLNPGVVNVSLILPNPGRAINIHDDFREMASLIAESLTPWSSQARTGEIEGAFCPGDYDVSVGGLKFCGIAQRRQAKAYIITAFIIVEGQGDQLAADVRKFYQDAADGASEGYPDVRPGTMASLQELAGVPSAAAYTASLVRTLRQRFPLAETSRVLTVDREAVRRTAEQMKLRYD, encoded by the coding sequence ATGAGTGTACCGTCCAATTCAGATCAACCCGGATCGCCGGGAATAAAGCAGCAGATGCAGCTGGATCATTCATTGCGTCTACAGATTTGGGAGACACCGCTGCTGCGGCACGGGAGCAGTGTGCTTGAAGCATTTGCTTGGGAAGAAGTCATGTGCCGCCGGGTGGGAGAGGGTCAGTTGCCCGTTGCTCATATATGGCGGCATCCAGATGCCTTTGTAGCAGGGCTGCGGGATCGGAGGCTACCACAGGCGGTAGAAGCGATGGAACGCATTAGAAGCCAGGAAACAGCGGTCTGCGTTCGTCCATCCGGTGGTGCAGCAGTTCCCTTGAATCCAGGGGTGGTTAACGTTTCTTTAATTTTGCCCAACCCTGGACGAGCCATCAATATACACGATGATTTTCGGGAGATGGCCTCACTGATTGCTGAATCGCTAACACCGTGGTCGAGTCAGGCACGTACGGGGGAGATCGAAGGCGCCTTCTGTCCTGGAGATTATGATGTCAGCGTGGGTGGACTGAAATTCTGTGGTATTGCCCAGCGTAGACAGGCCAAGGCTTATATCATTACGGCCTTTATCATCGTGGAAGGACAAGGGGACCAATTGGCAGCAGACGTGCGTAAGTTCTATCAGGATGCAGCAGACGGTGCCAGCGAAGGCTATCCGGATGTTCGGCCCGGAACGATGGCGAGTTTGCAGGAACTGGCAGGTGTCCCTTCTGCTGCGGCGTATACAGCTTCGCTGGTACGTACACTGCGTCAGCGTTTTCCCCTGGCGGAGACGAGCCGTGTGTTGACCGTGGATCGGGAAGCCGTTAGACGGACGGCTGAGCAGATGAAACTACGTTACGATTAG
- a CDS encoding GNAT family N-acetyltransferase: MHVRSFQLSDASQMTELLQVALSEECYENTMGPFARQLSWDSDLIMVAEEEGDLVGALIGTIDHNQGCIYRIAVHPDYRRRGVGKKLVEAMEQRFQQRKVSQIWVAGDEHNKVAMPLYEAMGYGANQIMSAFQKLSILSKA, translated from the coding sequence ATGCACGTTCGTTCCTTTCAGTTGAGTGATGCAAGCCAGATGACAGAGCTTCTCCAGGTTGCACTATCGGAAGAGTGTTATGAGAACACGATGGGCCCGTTTGCCCGTCAATTGTCATGGGATTCTGACCTGATCATGGTTGCGGAAGAAGAGGGAGACCTCGTCGGCGCTTTGATCGGTACGATTGACCACAACCAGGGATGCATCTATCGTATTGCGGTCCATCCAGACTATCGTCGCCGCGGAGTCGGCAAAAAACTTGTCGAGGCCATGGAACAAAGGTTCCAGCAGCGTAAAGTCAGTCAAATATGGGTGGCGGGTGATGAGCACAACAAAGTGGCCATGCCTCTTTATGAAGCAATGGGTTACGGTGCCAATCAGATTATGAGCGCTTTCCAGAAACTTAGTATCTTGTCCAAAGCTTAG
- the queG gene encoding tRNA epoxyqueuosine(34) reductase QueG, giving the protein MTSVQTGAAKAAAVWEKLKQEIKAAAPEMGIDDIGFASAEPFVTLKSILEQHRAKGFESGFEEPDIEKRVRPELKDGEPASLIAIAVAYPSKMVNPPKSEPGAYRGILARSAWGQDYHQVLRAAMDKLVNFIRERVPEAMIESMVDTGALVDRAVSQRAGIGFSAKNCAIISPKFGSWIFLGELVTNIPFQPDNPVTEDCGECTKCIDACPTGALVGPGQLNAQRCISFVTQTKGFVDEEFMLKIGNRLYGCDTCQIVCPKNRGKNWDHHPEFHPDPEIVKPLLIPLLDIGNREFKERFGQSSAAWRGKKPIQRNAVIALGNFKDKTAVPKLTEVLKRDPRPELRGTAAWALSRIGGEDAMRAIGEAAANEQDGNVLSMLQKAKERLSSSETLPDKPQAEPKSNDKPEDQKEQNKTPEQESEQTIEPAKPEAAAWKPSAVTGLHGTPVYYDEVLTPIGTLTLCATDKGLCHIDFGAFHVREAHLQQWARTWIGEYRYEKNEEKLSEAAQQLKQYFAGERKAFELKLDLFGTPFQLQVWQVLSDISYGEASTHQQVAEIIGRPKAVRAVLDAISKNPIPIIIPCHRISGKDGTLVGYVGGLQTKEQLLTLEQQS; this is encoded by the coding sequence ATGACGAGTGTACAGACCGGAGCAGCAAAGGCAGCAGCTGTATGGGAGAAGTTAAAACAAGAGATTAAGGCAGCTGCTCCCGAGATGGGTATTGATGATATAGGATTCGCTTCGGCAGAACCATTCGTGACCTTGAAATCCATTCTGGAGCAACATCGGGCGAAAGGATTCGAGTCCGGATTTGAGGAGCCTGATATTGAGAAAAGGGTGCGTCCCGAACTAAAAGATGGAGAGCCTGCTTCGCTCATTGCTATTGCTGTTGCTTATCCATCGAAGATGGTCAATCCGCCGAAGTCGGAGCCGGGTGCATACCGCGGTATTCTGGCTCGTTCCGCCTGGGGGCAGGATTATCACCAAGTCCTGCGTGCAGCGATGGACAAGCTGGTTAACTTTATACGTGAGCGCGTACCTGAAGCCATGATCGAAAGTATGGTAGATACGGGGGCGTTGGTGGACCGTGCTGTTTCCCAACGTGCGGGGATAGGATTCAGTGCCAAGAACTGTGCCATTATATCGCCCAAATTCGGTTCATGGATCTTTCTCGGCGAACTGGTCACGAATATTCCGTTTCAGCCAGATAACCCGGTGACCGAGGATTGTGGTGAATGTACGAAGTGTATTGATGCCTGTCCAACAGGAGCATTGGTGGGACCGGGACAACTGAATGCACAGCGCTGCATTTCGTTTGTGACCCAGACGAAAGGCTTCGTGGATGAAGAGTTTATGCTGAAAATTGGCAACCGTCTGTACGGTTGTGATACCTGTCAGATTGTCTGTCCGAAGAATCGGGGTAAAAACTGGGACCACCATCCCGAGTTTCATCCCGATCCGGAGATTGTAAAACCTTTGCTGATACCGCTGCTTGACATCGGTAACCGCGAATTCAAAGAGCGCTTTGGCCAAAGTTCCGCCGCTTGGCGGGGCAAGAAGCCAATCCAGCGCAACGCCGTAATTGCCCTCGGCAATTTCAAAGACAAAACCGCTGTACCGAAACTAACGGAGGTACTGAAGCGTGATCCGCGTCCCGAGCTGCGGGGAACTGCAGCTTGGGCGCTGAGCAGAATTGGAGGAGAAGACGCAATGAGAGCCATTGGGGAAGCTGCCGCTAACGAACAAGATGGGAACGTGCTAAGCATGCTGCAGAAGGCCAAGGAACGACTGAGTTCGTCCGAGACCTTACCCGATAAGCCTCAGGCAGAGCCAAAGAGCAACGATAAGCCTGAGGATCAGAAGGAACAGAATAAGACACCCGAACAGGAAAGCGAGCAGACGATAGAGCCTGCCAAACCAGAAGCTGCAGCATGGAAACCATCAGCCGTAACAGGCCTGCATGGTACGCCAGTATATTACGATGAAGTGCTGACGCCGATCGGTACACTAACGCTTTGTGCCACGGATAAGGGCCTGTGTCACATTGATTTCGGTGCATTCCATGTGCGCGAGGCGCATCTGCAACAATGGGCCCGTACATGGATTGGCGAATATCGATATGAGAAAAATGAAGAGAAGCTGAGTGAAGCTGCACAGCAGTTGAAGCAGTATTTTGCAGGAGAACGAAAAGCGTTTGAACTGAAGCTCGATTTGTTTGGAACACCATTCCAGCTACAAGTATGGCAAGTCCTGTCCGATATATCTTATGGAGAGGCCTCAACACACCAACAGGTTGCGGAAATCATCGGTAGGCCCAAAGCTGTTCGAGCAGTTCTGGATGCCATTAGTAAAAATCCGATTCCGATTATTATTCCCTGTCACCGCATCAGCGGTAAAGACGGAACCCTGGTGGGTTATGTAGGCGGGCTGCAAACCAAAGAGCAATTGCTCACATTGGAGCAGCAATCGTAA
- the lepB gene encoding signal peptidase I, which produces MNSNNLSTEHVASKERNGPGVPDQPGKSWGAELWDWVKTIVIAFVIMMLLNLFVFNLSMVKGQSMQPTLVERDRLFVNKIVYDFGTPSRSDVIVLRDPSEGVEKKDFLVKRIVGLPGDTVEVRDHHLFVNGEQQAETYTDTEVQDPDFGPITLEADHYFVMGDNRHEGKSKDSRVFGSITSSEIVGRAEFIFWPFSEIKKL; this is translated from the coding sequence TTGAACTCCAATAATCTTTCAACGGAGCATGTGGCTTCCAAGGAACGAAATGGTCCGGGAGTGCCTGATCAACCGGGGAAATCCTGGGGTGCAGAGCTTTGGGACTGGGTGAAAACGATAGTGATTGCTTTTGTAATCATGATGCTGTTGAACCTGTTTGTATTCAATCTTTCGATGGTCAAAGGTCAATCGATGCAGCCCACGCTGGTTGAGCGGGACCGTTTGTTTGTGAATAAAATTGTATACGATTTTGGGACACCGTCCCGATCGGATGTTATTGTACTTCGTGATCCAAGCGAAGGTGTGGAGAAAAAAGATTTTCTGGTCAAACGGATTGTCGGACTTCCCGGTGATACGGTTGAAGTACGGGATCATCATCTGTTCGTGAATGGGGAGCAGCAAGCGGAAACGTACACGGATACGGAGGTTCAGGACCCTGATTTTGGACCGATTACGCTGGAAGCGGATCATTACTTTGTGATGGGAGATAACCGTCATGAAGGCAAGAGCAAGGATAGCCGTGTGTTTGGCAGCATTACATCCAGTGAAATTGTAGGCAGAGCGGAGTTTATTTTTTGGCCGTTCTCGGAAATTAAAAAACTGTAA
- the mutY gene encoding A/G-specific adenine glycosylase translates to MGLLEQKRHFSVNLLDWYMVNRRDLPWRRHNNPYFTWVSEIMLQQTRVDTVIPYFNRFIGNFPTVQALAEAPEEEVLKNWEGLGYYSRARNLQAAARQVMELHGGEMPQDKQAVFALKGVGPYTAGAILSIAFNQPQPAVDGNVMRVLSRYFLIDEDIMKGSTRVLMEELAGELIPEGRARDFNQALMELGALVCTPKAPHCLTCPVMEQCSGRIAGRELTLPVKTKAKPPRPEQRLVAIVEGRGAHRGRVLVRQRPATGLLARMWELPHVLAAPAAAGKAAGPLADEPAMALLAGSLWAEGFAARPEGLATHAEHVFSHIVWSLQVYKCTEQDQSNELPLIAAEARAAYDAQAATREGTAASSAVSPESAKSPSEPGTPHAQNISTSLNDGELLAPSDVSDQALSTLTGKGDGLTYRWIGPEDMDKMAFPNIFLKLISSYFAGAYDDVNE, encoded by the coding sequence ATGGGTTTATTGGAACAGAAACGACATTTCAGTGTGAATTTGCTGGATTGGTATATGGTCAACAGACGGGATTTGCCGTGGCGTCGCCACAACAATCCTTATTTCACGTGGGTATCGGAAATTATGCTGCAACAGACTCGGGTGGATACGGTGATCCCGTATTTCAACCGTTTTATTGGGAATTTTCCGACTGTACAGGCTTTGGCTGAAGCACCGGAAGAAGAGGTCTTGAAAAATTGGGAGGGGCTCGGATATTATTCGCGTGCCCGCAATCTTCAAGCAGCTGCCAGACAAGTCATGGAGCTGCACGGTGGGGAGATGCCACAGGACAAGCAGGCAGTCTTTGCGTTAAAAGGGGTGGGCCCGTATACAGCCGGGGCCATTCTCAGCATTGCCTTCAACCAGCCGCAGCCAGCGGTGGATGGCAATGTGATGCGGGTCCTGTCCCGATACTTCCTCATTGATGAGGACATTATGAAGGGCAGCACCCGGGTGTTGATGGAAGAGCTCGCGGGAGAGCTCATTCCAGAAGGGCGTGCGCGTGATTTCAATCAGGCGCTGATGGAACTTGGCGCACTGGTGTGCACGCCCAAAGCGCCGCACTGCCTGACTTGCCCGGTCATGGAGCAATGTTCCGGCCGCATCGCCGGACGGGAGCTCACGCTGCCGGTCAAGACCAAGGCGAAGCCGCCGCGCCCTGAGCAGCGGCTGGTCGCCATTGTGGAGGGCCGCGGTGCTCATCGCGGCCGTGTGCTTGTGCGCCAGCGCCCAGCGACGGGCCTATTGGCCCGCATGTGGGAGCTGCCGCATGTGCTGGCGGCGCCCGCCGCAGCCGGCAAGGCGGCGGGGCCGCTGGCAGATGAGCCGGCCATGGCTTTGCTGGCCGGCAGTCTGTGGGCGGAAGGCTTCGCTGCCCGCCCGGAAGGGCTGGCTACCCATGCGGAGCATGTGTTCAGCCACATTGTCTGGAGCCTGCAGGTGTACAAATGCACCGAGCAGGACCAGAGTAACGAGCTTCCGCTGATCGCCGCGGAAGCCAGAGCCGCCTACGACGCACAGGCGGCAACAAGGGAGGGCACAGCCGCATCATCAGCTGTGTCACCTGAGTCAGCCAAATCGCCATCGGAGCCGGGCACTCCTCATGCACAGAACATCTCAACATCGCTTAACGATGGAGAGCTGCTCGCACCATCTGACGTTAGTGACCAGGCGCTGAGCACACTGACAGGTAAGGGTGATGGGCTGACCTATCGCTGGATTGGTCCAGAAGATATGGACAAGATGGCATTCCCGAACATATTCCTGAAGCTGATCAGCAGTTATTTTGCAGGGGCATATGACGATGTTAATGAATAG
- a CDS encoding superoxide dismutase, giving the protein MTFQLPALPYANDALEPHIDAQTMEIHHDRHHNTYVTNLNAALESAPELQGKSLEDLIANLDSVPEGIRTAVRNNGGGHANHSLFWEIIGPNGGGAPTGDIATAIDSELGGFDKFKEDFAKAATTRFGSGWAWLVVGKDGKLSITSTPNQDSPLFEGLTPVLGLDVWEHAYYLKYQNKRPDYIGAFWNVINWDEVNKRYAAAK; this is encoded by the coding sequence ATGACTTTTCAATTACCAGCACTTCCTTACGCTAACGACGCACTGGAACCACATATTGATGCGCAAACGATGGAAATTCACCACGATCGCCATCACAATACTTACGTAACGAACTTGAACGCAGCTCTGGAAAGCGCTCCTGAACTGCAAGGTAAAAGCTTGGAAGATCTGATTGCTAACCTTGACAGCGTACCTGAAGGTATCCGCACAGCCGTTCGCAACAATGGCGGCGGACATGCTAACCACAGCCTGTTCTGGGAAATCATCGGACCTAACGGCGGCGGCGCTCCTACTGGAGACATCGCAACAGCAATCGATAGCGAACTGGGTGGCTTTGACAAATTCAAAGAAGATTTTGCAAAAGCAGCTACAACTCGTTTCGGTTCCGGTTGGGCTTGGCTCGTAGTTGGTAAAGATGGCAAATTGTCCATCACTAGCACACCTAACCAAGACAGCCCTCTCTTCGAAGGTCTGACTCCGGTTCTGGGTCTGGATGTATGGGAGCACGCTTACTACCTGAAATATCAAAACAAACGCCCTGACTACATCGGAGCTTTCTGGAATGTAATCAACTGGGACGAAGTAAACAAACGTTACGCTGCAGCGAAATAA